The Psychrobacter sp. P11G3 genomic interval GAGTGATAAAGGTCACTGCTGCCATGGCAAGCGTAGCAAAAATAAGATAACTACTGGTCATAAGAGTCTCCTGTCTGTTGACGCTCTATCCAAAACCCACGTACCAAGATCATAAACATGCAGATAGTGATGGCCACTAGTAGCAACCAGTCACTGGTAAATAGCGAAGCAATGATTAAGCCAAGCACGGCAATACCAATCGGGAAGTAGCGTTTGATACTTTGAAATTGCTCATAAGCGAGAATTGCAAACAGACAAACCAAAGCAAAATCTAAATTTGGCACCAAATCACTGAGCGTACTGCCAATCATTACGCCAACCGTACTCGCCAGTACCCACCAGCTTTGGTTGAAGAGACTGATAGGAAGTATAAGCGCTCGTCGCGACTCATTTGGTAAGCTGGTCATGATCGAAAAAGTCTCGTCGGTCAAAGCAAACAAACAATACGTCTTTGCCAGCTTATTTTTTGGTAAATACTGTAATAACGGCATACCGTAGAATACATGGCGTAGATTAATTGCGGCAATATTGGTGGCGATATTGCCAATCGGTAGGCCTGCGCTCAGCATTGGCAGACAAGCATACTGAGCTGCACCAGCATAGAGAATGATACTGAGCATAATCGTTGCCCATATCGGGATACCTGCTACCTGTGCGAGTACACCAAAGGCAATACCGGCAGGCAGATATCCCATAGCAACTGGCAAGCTTTTCTTAAAGCCCTCAGCCCATTGATAATGACTCTTATGTTGGTGGCTTAATTCATTTGAATGAGTATTCACATGACATCCTAAATTTTTCTTATGATATTTTTATAAATTTATCGATATAAAAATTATTGATTCAAACGGTATTACTATAAAATTAAAAAGCAAAAAACGAGCTTAATAAAAATGATCTATCGAAAATTGATAGAGCAAACATAGTATAAAATTAACTAAGCTTCAGGTTGTAGTTTCTCATAACTGCCAGTCTGATTAGCACGGTACAAAAACCCACCTAGAATGATTAGTCTTAATAATAATAGACACCACACGCTAAGCCAAATACCTGTCATATCCCATTGCTGATAGAGCAACCAGCTCAAAGGGAAGAAAATAGCAGCCAGTATCAGCGCCGCATTACGAATCACGCTACCAGCCGTCAAACCGAAAAATATCCCATCCAGCCAATAAGCACCAACACCAACCAGAGGCAATAATACGGCATATAAATGGTAGTCATAGGCGAGGGTAAACACCGACTCAATATTGGTCATAAATCCCAAATACGTAGGCATTGCAAGCCACCAAATAGCGCTTAACACGATAGCAAGGCCATAACTAACCACGCCTGTACGTTTGACGATAATACGAAACCGTGGCCAATCACGTCGTCCTGCAGCTTGTCCACTTAACGTTTCAGCAGAGACAGCGACGCCATCTAAAGCGAAGGCAGATATGCTTAATACTTGCAATAAAATAGCATTGGCAGCCAGTATGACATCACCGCTTTGGGCAGATAGTCGAGTAATCCAAGCAAAGCTTAGCGTTAAAATAAGGGTGCGCACGAAAATATCTTTGTTTAAAGAAAATAGCCTAAGCATTTTTTCTTTCGTAAAATACTGTCGATCTGCTTTAAATAATACAGACCACGATATTTTTAGATGTTGACGGCTCAACCACAGTGCCATCAATATTCCAAACCAAAATGCAATAGTCGTTCCCAGTGCGACACCAGCCAAGCCCATCTGCATTACAAATACAAAAAACAGAGTCAGTACGATATTAAGTACAGCAATAAAGCCCTGCTGATACAGCATATAACGGGTCTTACCTTGCCCTGCAAACCAACCAATAAATGCAAAATTCATCAGCTCCGCGATCACGCCCCAAAAGCGTATGTCTAAGTAGGTTTTCGCCGCGCGTCCACTCTCAGGATTGGCTGACAGGGCTTGTAAGCCAAAATCAATCAGCCATGGTTTTGCCAGTAGCAATATTGCTCCGATAGCAAACGCCAATAACAAAGCACGCTGTAAGATAGACAACAAAGGCGTAGGTGCTGATACGGCTGATGTATTGCTATTATTATTCGCCAGTTGTCCCAATGCCTGCGCAGCGAGTCCAGATGATGCATACTGCAAAAAGTTAAAGCTAACAAGCAATAGCGACAGCAGTTGTATGGCCAAACCCATACCAGCAAGTTTCGCCGTGTCATTCATATTGCCGACAATGGCCGTATCAATGACGCTTTGTAATGGCATGGCCAAATTGGCCAGTAGCACAGGCAGCGCAATCGCGACAATACGTATATAGCTTGTATCAATAGGTGGCATCGCGTGAGAAGTTGCGGAATTAGCTGACATGGGTAACTCTTTTATACGTGAACGATAAAGAGATATGTTCGTTAAATGATAATAAAATTATAAGGCAGTACATTTAGTATAAGAGACAAAACAGCTATAAAGACAAAAGCACCTAGACTCATTGTTCATGAGTCAGGTGCTCTTATTTAAACGTTGTAGCTGTACAATCAGTAGGTCTATAAAGACTGATGACACGCTATTTCAACGTATCAATCTATCTAATATACCTTACTAGACGTTGTCTTGCTCAAACATTTTTGGATCGTTGAAAGTAACGATTTCTTCTTCAAACTCTGGTTTTACTTTTACGATAAAGTCATCACGCGACAGACCCATGCGCAGCGGAATCGAACTGGCAATATAGGTCGATGAGTAAGTACCCGCAAGCAAACCAATGAATAGAGCTACTGAGAACCAGTATAACCCATCACCGCCCAAGAAGAGCATTGCCAATACAACTAATAGAACAGTTGAGATGGTCATAATCGTACGACGTAGCGTCTCGGTCAATGACAAATCAATCGTCTGTTCTGGCGTAATTCCACGAACACGGCGGAAGTTTTCACGGATACGGTCATAGACAACAATCGTATCGTTCAATGAATAACCAATCAATGCCAATACCGCAGCCAATACCGTCAGGTCGAACGGGAAGCCGAATAGCGCAAATACACCAATGGTTACGACAGCATCATGAAATAGTGACAGTACGGCACCTAAAGACAGTTTGAACTGGAAGCGTAGGGCAACATAGCCAAGCATACAAACCAGTGCCAATACCAATGCCATGACTGAGTTTAGATAAACTTCATTACCAACTTGGCTACCAATGATATTGACGTTGCTAATCGTAGCGGTGTTGCTAGGTAGTGCCAATGCTTGCGTCAGGTTTGCGCTTAGCCCATCGACGTTGTCAGACTGAGGGGGTAGACGTACCAATAGCTCTTCACGAGTACCTAGATACTGTACAACCGCATCATCGAAGCCATTGTCTGCTAGTGCTTGTACAACAGCAACTTGCTCAACAGGCTGCTCATAACGCACGTCTGCTGAAACACCACCAGTGAAATCGAGGCCTAAGTTCAGACCATTTACCGCGATAGCAATGATACTACCGATAACCATAAACAAAGATAATAGCGCCATTGGCTTTTCTATCTTCATAAATGGAATGATACGCTGGTTACCCACTGCTTTGATGCCACCTTCAGCGACAGCTGCGGCATCATCAGCGGCGTCACCTGATATTACGTCAGAATCAACAGCGGTAGACAGTACTTGACTGTCTTTGGCATTTTGACCTTTACCACCGCGACGACTAGAGCTTTTGCCTGACTTTGCGGTAGTAGGGTTATTGGTTTTAGTATTGCTACCTTTACCATCACGACGCGGTTTGTTACGGCGACGCGTACTTGCATTGGTCGTGTCACCGTTTGAGCCATTTCGATCAGGATTATTCTGCTGTTCTAAAGGGTTGTTATTATCGATCGCCATAATATTCTCCTAACCGATGCTCAGACTTTTGATGGATTTACGCTTACCATAAGCAATTTGTACCAGTGCACGTGTCACCAAAATTGCAGTGAATAGCGAGCTGACAATACCAATAGCTAGCGTAATCGCAAAGCCTTTAATCGGACCAGTACCAATCGCAAATAGGATAAACGCGACCAATAAGGTTGTAATGTTGGCATCAAAAATACTGCTAAATGCGCGATCGAAACCTGCCACGATGGCTGATTTTGGCCGGACACCATTGGCAATCTCTTCTCGTATTCGCTCAAAGATCAGCACGTTGGCATCAACTGCCATACCAATGGTCAAAACGATACCTGCGATACCAGGTAGGGTAAGTGATGAACCCAAAATCGACATAATCGCAATGATGATAATAACGTTAACGGCTAGCGCAACGTTGGCAATCACACCAAACAAGCGATAGAAGATAATCATAAACGCGAAGACTAATAGGTAGCCGACCTGCGTAGAGAACAATCCTTTATCAATGTTTTCTTGACCGAGTGATGGACCAATAGTGCGCTCTTCTACGAAGTACATCGGTGCAGCAAGTGCACCCGAGCGCAGCAATAGCGCAAGCTCAGCTGCTTCAGCACTACTATCTAGACCAGTAATACGGAATGATGAACCCAATACCGCTTGAATGTTAGCGCGGTTGATGACTTTGGTCTCAGCGTAAGGTGTGCGCACCTCAGTTGTCTCACCAGTCACTGGATCTTCTTCGTAAGTGATTCTTTGTTTGTTTTCAATGAACAATACAGCCATCTGTTGACCAACCGCTGTACGTGTGGCGTTCTGCATGAGCTTGCCGCCAGCACTGTCCAAGGTAATACTTACTTCAGGTAGACCGCTTTCATCCAAGCCAGTTTGCGCGTTGGTTACTTTGTCGCCTGTGACGATCGCTTGACGATCTAACAATACAGGAGGACCATCCAGTGTTTCGAATGGGAATGCTTCTGTGCCTGCTGGAGGTATGCCGCCAGTATAGGTGTCGGCGTCTTCTGCCACCATACGGAACTCAAGGTTTGCAGTACGACCAAGTACACGTTTCGCTTCAGCGGTATCTTGTACACCAGGTAGCTCAACGACGATACGGCTAGCGCCTTGCGACTGTACCAAAGCTTCGGTAACACCCAGCTCAGCAATACGGTTACGTAGAGTCGTCAAGTTCTGGTTGACCGCGTAGCTATTGATTTCGTCAAGTGTCGCATCGTTATACGATAAGACCAATGCAGGACCTTGATCATCAATAGAAGACTGCAAGTTGAACGTATTGCTCATCGAGCCTTGTAATACGTTTTGGGCACGGTTACGAGTATCAGTATCAGCAAAATGCAATACCACGCCGCGATCTTCGGTTTTGATACCTTTGATTGCTACTCGCTCAGCACGTAGCTCACGTCGCATATCACGACTGGCACTGGTCAAACGCTGTTCAAGCGCCTTGTCCATATCGACTTCGAGTACAAAGCGTACACCACCACGCAAATCGAGACCAAGCTTCATCGGTCTTGCACCGATATCACGTAGCCACTGCGGGGTCGTCTGTGCTAGGTTAAGGGCAACGACATAGTCTTCGCCCAAGTTTTGACGTAGCACTTCTTGCGCTTTTAGCTGATCGACTGGGTTGTTGAGGCGTACCAGCGCGCTGTTGCCCTCAAACGTACCATCGTGGTTATCTAGACCTGCCTCTTCGAGTAAGCTTTGAGACTCGGTCAAGATACCTTCAGATAGCTGAGTTCCTGCGGCTGCGCTCGTAATCTGCACAGCAGGTTCGTCAGGGTAAAGGTTGGGGGCAGCATATAGACCGGCAACGAGTAGCACGACGGCAATTAGTAAGTATTTCCAAGCGGGATATTGCATAATCACTTCTTTAAGTTGATAAACGACTGGCGACGTAGGCCACAAGTTAGCAGATGGGAAGTTAGCGATAGCAACGGTCGAGTGCTATGTTCAGCAGCCGTCATCATGCACCATTGCGATCATCCGCGATGATAGTAACGCATAAAACAGTAAAGCAAATAATACAGATGCCTGTTTATCCAGTCACCAAAAACCATATGGCTGACTTGGATAAAGATAGGACATCTAAACAGTAAGCCTAATTTATATAGCAATTTTACCTTACTGCGTTAATAGCGAAAAATGACCGTAAATCATATACGGTCATTTTTTAGTCATTACATTCATTAA includes:
- a CDS encoding MATE family efflux transporter, translated to MSANSATSHAMPPIDTSYIRIVAIALPVLLANLAMPLQSVIDTAIVGNMNDTAKLAGMGLAIQLLSLLLVSFNFLQYASSGLAAQALGQLANNNSNTSAVSAPTPLLSILQRALLLAFAIGAILLLAKPWLIDFGLQALSANPESGRAAKTYLDIRFWGVIAELMNFAFIGWFAGQGKTRYMLYQQGFIAVLNIVLTLFFVFVMQMGLAGVALGTTIAFWFGILMALWLSRQHLKISWSVLFKADRQYFTKEKMLRLFSLNKDIFVRTLILTLSFAWITRLSAQSGDVILAANAILLQVLSISAFALDGVAVSAETLSGQAAGRRDWPRFRIIVKRTGVVSYGLAIVLSAIWWLAMPTYLGFMTNIESVFTLAYDYHLYAVLLPLVGVGAYWLDGIFFGLTAGSVIRNAALILAAIFFPLSWLLYQQWDMTGIWLSVWCLLLLRLIILGGFLYRANQTGSYEKLQPEA
- the secD gene encoding protein translocase subunit SecD — protein: MQYPAWKYLLIAVVLLVAGLYAAPNLYPDEPAVQITSAAAGTQLSEGILTESQSLLEEAGLDNHDGTFEGNSALVRLNNPVDQLKAQEVLRQNLGEDYVVALNLAQTTPQWLRDIGARPMKLGLDLRGGVRFVLEVDMDKALEQRLTSASRDMRRELRAERVAIKGIKTEDRGVVLHFADTDTRNRAQNVLQGSMSNTFNLQSSIDDQGPALVLSYNDATLDEINSYAVNQNLTTLRNRIAELGVTEALVQSQGASRIVVELPGVQDTAEAKRVLGRTANLEFRMVAEDADTYTGGIPPAGTEAFPFETLDGPPVLLDRQAIVTGDKVTNAQTGLDESGLPEVSITLDSAGGKLMQNATRTAVGQQMAVLFIENKQRITYEEDPVTGETTEVRTPYAETKVINRANIQAVLGSSFRITGLDSSAEAAELALLLRSGALAAPMYFVEERTIGPSLGQENIDKGLFSTQVGYLLVFAFMIIFYRLFGVIANVALAVNVIIIIAIMSILGSSLTLPGIAGIVLTIGMAVDANVLIFERIREEIANGVRPKSAIVAGFDRAFSSIFDANITTLLVAFILFAIGTGPIKGFAITLAIGIVSSLFTAILVTRALVQIAYGKRKSIKSLSIG
- the secF gene encoding protein translocase subunit SecF; protein product: MAIDNNNPLEQQNNPDRNGSNGDTTNASTRRRNKPRRDGKGSNTKTNNPTTAKSGKSSSRRGGKGQNAKDSQVLSTAVDSDVISGDAADDAAAVAEGGIKAVGNQRIIPFMKIEKPMALLSLFMVIGSIIAIAVNGLNLGLDFTGGVSADVRYEQPVEQVAVVQALADNGFDDAVVQYLGTREELLVRLPPQSDNVDGLSANLTQALALPSNTATISNVNIIGSQVGNEVYLNSVMALVLALVCMLGYVALRFQFKLSLGAVLSLFHDAVVTIGVFALFGFPFDLTVLAAVLALIGYSLNDTIVVYDRIRENFRRVRGITPEQTIDLSLTETLRRTIMTISTVLLVVLAMLFLGGDGLYWFSVALFIGLLAGTYSSTYIASSIPLRMGLSRDDFIVKVKPEFEEEIVTFNDPKMFEQDNV
- a CDS encoding AzlC family ABC transporter permease, yielding MNTHSNELSHQHKSHYQWAEGFKKSLPVAMGYLPAGIAFGVLAQVAGIPIWATIMLSIILYAGAAQYACLPMLSAGLPIGNIATNIAAINLRHVFYGMPLLQYLPKNKLAKTYCLFALTDETFSIMTSLPNESRRALILPISLFNQSWWVLASTVGVMIGSTLSDLVPNLDFALVCLFAILAYEQFQSIKRYFPIGIAVLGLIIASLFTSDWLLLVAITICMFMILVRGFWIERQQTGDSYDQ